The proteins below come from a single Plodia interpunctella isolate USDA-ARS_2022_Savannah chromosome 21, ilPloInte3.2, whole genome shotgun sequence genomic window:
- the LOC128679149 gene encoding peptidyl-tRNA hydrolase 2, mitochondrial-like, whose amino-acid sequence MEFNVSFLTGLGCGICLGISLFALRSYFGSVSKATKVVKKFASDSEYKLVLVVRTDLNMSKGKIGAQCGHAAVGAFEKAQRRDPEALKCWQMTGQAKIALKTDSVEEIKQIEANAKKMGLITSLVRDAGRTQIAPNSITVLGVGPAPKDVVDKVTGHLKLL is encoded by the exons ATGGAATTTAATGTTTCTTTTCTAACTGGTCTAGGATGTGGTATTTGCCTAGGTATATCCTTGTTCGCTCTTAGAAGTTATTTTGGTTCAGTATCTAAAGCAACAAAAGTTGTGAAAAAG ttTGCTTCAGATTCAGAGTACAAGCTAGTGCTAGTAGTGCGAACCGACTTGAATATGAGTAAAGGAAAGATAGGAGCTCAGTGCGGTCATGCAGCAGTCGGTGCTTTTGAGAAGGCGCAGAGACGGGATCCTGAGGCATTAAAATGTTGGCAGATGACTGGTCAAGCAAAAATTGCTCTCAAAACGGACTCCGTAgaagaaattaaacaaattgagGCTAATGCTAAAAAGATGGGGCTCATCACTTCGTTAGTAAGGGATGCAGGGAGGACACAAATTGCCCCTAATTCTATTACTGTTTTGGGGGTTGGACCTGCTCCAAAGGATGTGGTTGATAAGGTAACAGGGCACCTCAAGTTGTTGTGA
- the LOC128679091 gene encoding uncharacterized protein LOC128679091 isoform X2: MNYEADRAMNQKRLRMEGEPGHGVVQGNGLPLNYIDNGHQIPYQPYAGAYNTHYPPPDAFAAYGPPPPGGYAPQNLSYAPPAHQNYPHHQSFQQPQQLHMPQTHMGKYFQGYADVAVHKPAWSGQTHLLPPLDPQKLDVKQLKPEIKLEPTDSQKRPHPDPDIMGGDLDQPKIKIKTDIFKPDDLAHRPHQTDNTIEPPKDLHKSADQINKDDGGQSGEGKPGDKPAEASKPEGSSEAAGIAPISTEPKPAGDKPAEERKPFSSPELNKSVSTPSKATTPSSEPKKRGRPKGSTNKPKPPGTPAKPATAGLGSPRAPAPRPPAPPGLVRPRAPGYQYAVRPFRKDFSGIQFRRRWSDDCLDSSHIPNEVYFGDVPVSMEVLFNYYDANAEREKLATQAAHIAAQKAAAAKLAAAKMQARGIISSEVTTVDSSSDEDSSGESGSDSEDSDDDAPLKRGPGRPKGSKNSSPRAPSAPGTPGQRRGRPPVPPELRQPGITDMKKFCKAAGIRFDYKKLVEGCTKNKERVQKMLDLLVEAGLEGKPTLEKCKAIKQAKIDKKEQEKQSKREAKAKHKEEEGAEGEAAPTARRMTRGATGVAPRKHIVISSDEEDDTPSARRTLSKLRSSVNDDSDED; encoded by the exons ATGAATTATGAAGCTGACAGAGCCATGAATCAGAAGCGGTTGCGAATGGAGGGCGAGCCGGGCCATGGAGTTGTGCAAGGGAATGGTTTACCGCTCAATTATATTG ACAATGGCCACCAGATTCCCTACCAGCCGTACGCGGGGGCGTACAACACGCACTACCCGCCGCCGGACGCGTTCGCGGCGTACGGCCCGCCGCCGCCCGGAGGCTACGCCCCGCAGAACCTGTCGTACGCGCCGCCCGCGCACCAGAACTACCCCCACCACCAGAGCTTCCAGCAGCCGCAGCAGCTGCACATGCCGCAGACCCATATGGGGAAATACT TCCAAGGCTACGCGGACGTGGCCGTGCACAAGCCGGCGTGGAGCGGGCAGACGCACCTGCTGCCCCCTCTGGATCCGCAGAAGCTGGACGTGAAGCAGCTCAAGCCGGAGATCAAGCTGGAGCCCACTGACTCGCAGAAGAGGCCTCATCCGGACCCTGATATCATG GGCGGGGACCTGGATCAGCCGAAGATCAAGATAAAGACGGACATCTTCAAGCCCGACGACCTCGCGCACCGCCCTCACCAGACCGACAACACCATCG AACCACCGAAAGACCTTCACAAATCAGCTGATCAAATCAATAAAG ATGACGGCGGTCaatccggcgaaggaaaaccgGGAGATAAACCTGCAG AAGCCAGTAAGCCGGAGGGTTCCTCGGAGGCGGCGGGGATCGCTCCCATTTCTACGGAACCCAAACCAGCTGGAGACAAGCC TGCGGAAGAAAGGAAACCATTTAGCAGTCCGGAGCTGAACAAGTCTGTGTCCACCCCGAGCAAAGCGACCACACCCAGCTCAGAG CCGAAGAAACGCGGGCGGCCCAAAGGCTCCACCAACAAGCCGAAGCCCCCCGGCACCCCCGCCAAGCCCGCGACGGCCGGGCTGGGGTCCCCgcgcgcgcccgcgccgcgccCGCCCGCGCCCCCCGGCCTCGTGCGCCCCCGCGCCCCCGGCTATCAGTATGCGGTCAGGCCGTTCAGAAAGGACTTTTCCGGCATACAGTTTAGAAG GCGATGGAGCGACGACTGCCTTGACTCCTCGCACATACCAAACGAGGTATACTTCGGAGACGTGCCAGTATCAATGGAAGTACTCTTCAACTATTACGACGCGAACGCAGAGAGAGAGAAGCTGGCGACGCAAGCGGCGCACATTGCCGCGCAGAAGGCGGCCGCGGCCAAACTCGCGGCGGCCAAGATGCAAGCCAGGGGGATTATATCTAGTGAG GTGACAACGGTAGACTCTTCATCGGACGAAGACTCTTCGGGCGAATCCGGGAGCGACTCGGAAGATAGCGATGAC GACGCCCCCTTAAAACGCGGTCCGGGGCGGCCGAAGGGCTCCAAGAACAGCAGCCCGCGCGCCCCCAGCGCCCCGGGCACCCCCGGCCAGCGCCGCGGGCGCCCCCCGGTGCCCCCCGAGCTGAGGCAGCCGGGCATCACTGATATGAAGAAGTTCTGCAAGGCTGCGGGCATACGGTTCGATTATAAGAAGCTGGTAGAAG GCTGTACAAAGAACAAAGAGCGAGTGCAGAAGATGCTCGACCTGCTGGTGGAGGCGGGGCTTGAGGGGAAACCCACGCTAGAGAAGTGCAAGGCGATCAAGCAGGCGAAGATAGACAAGAAGGAGCAGGAGAAGCAGTCCAAGCGCGAGGCCAAGGCTAAACATAAAGAGGAGGAAG GTGCGGAAGGCGAGGCGGCGCCGACGGCGCGGCGCATGACGCGCGGCGCGACGGGCGTGGCGCCGCGCAAGCACATCGTGATCTCCTCCGACGAGGAGGACGACACGCCCTCCGCCCGTCGCACGCTCTCCAAGCTCAGGTCCAGCGTCAACGACGACTCCGACGAGGACTAG
- the LOC128679091 gene encoding HIRA-interacting protein 3-like isoform X1, giving the protein MNYEADRAMNQKRLRMEGEPGHGVVQGNGLPLNYIDNGHQIPYQPYAGAYNTHYPPPDAFAAYGPPPPGGYAPQNLSYAPPAHQNYPHHQSFQQPQQLHMPQTHMGKYFQGYADVAVHKPAWSGQTHLLPPLDPQKLDVKQLKPEIKLEPTDSQKRPHPDPDIMGGDLDQPKIKIKTDIFKPDDLAHRPHQTDNTIEPPKDLHKSADQINKDDGGQSGEGKPGDKPAEASKPEGSSEAAGIAPISTEPKPAGDKPAEERKPFSSPELNKSVSTPSKATTPSSEPKKRGRPKGSTNKPKPPGTPAKPATAGLGSPRAPAPRPPAPPGLVRPRAPGYQYAVRPFRKDFSGIQFRRRWSDDCLDSSHIPNEVYFGDVPVSMEVLFNYYDANAEREKLATQAAHIAAQKAAAAKLAAAKMQARGIISSEVTTVDSSSDEDSSGESGSDSEDSDDVRDAPLKRGPGRPKGSKNSSPRAPSAPGTPGQRRGRPPVPPELRQPGITDMKKFCKAAGIRFDYKKLVEGCTKNKERVQKMLDLLVEAGLEGKPTLEKCKAIKQAKIDKKEQEKQSKREAKAKHKEEEGAEGEAAPTARRMTRGATGVAPRKHIVISSDEEDDTPSARRTLSKLRSSVNDDSDED; this is encoded by the exons ATGAATTATGAAGCTGACAGAGCCATGAATCAGAAGCGGTTGCGAATGGAGGGCGAGCCGGGCCATGGAGTTGTGCAAGGGAATGGTTTACCGCTCAATTATATTG ACAATGGCCACCAGATTCCCTACCAGCCGTACGCGGGGGCGTACAACACGCACTACCCGCCGCCGGACGCGTTCGCGGCGTACGGCCCGCCGCCGCCCGGAGGCTACGCCCCGCAGAACCTGTCGTACGCGCCGCCCGCGCACCAGAACTACCCCCACCACCAGAGCTTCCAGCAGCCGCAGCAGCTGCACATGCCGCAGACCCATATGGGGAAATACT TCCAAGGCTACGCGGACGTGGCCGTGCACAAGCCGGCGTGGAGCGGGCAGACGCACCTGCTGCCCCCTCTGGATCCGCAGAAGCTGGACGTGAAGCAGCTCAAGCCGGAGATCAAGCTGGAGCCCACTGACTCGCAGAAGAGGCCTCATCCGGACCCTGATATCATG GGCGGGGACCTGGATCAGCCGAAGATCAAGATAAAGACGGACATCTTCAAGCCCGACGACCTCGCGCACCGCCCTCACCAGACCGACAACACCATCG AACCACCGAAAGACCTTCACAAATCAGCTGATCAAATCAATAAAG ATGACGGCGGTCaatccggcgaaggaaaaccgGGAGATAAACCTGCAG AAGCCAGTAAGCCGGAGGGTTCCTCGGAGGCGGCGGGGATCGCTCCCATTTCTACGGAACCCAAACCAGCTGGAGACAAGCC TGCGGAAGAAAGGAAACCATTTAGCAGTCCGGAGCTGAACAAGTCTGTGTCCACCCCGAGCAAAGCGACCACACCCAGCTCAGAG CCGAAGAAACGCGGGCGGCCCAAAGGCTCCACCAACAAGCCGAAGCCCCCCGGCACCCCCGCCAAGCCCGCGACGGCCGGGCTGGGGTCCCCgcgcgcgcccgcgccgcgccCGCCCGCGCCCCCCGGCCTCGTGCGCCCCCGCGCCCCCGGCTATCAGTATGCGGTCAGGCCGTTCAGAAAGGACTTTTCCGGCATACAGTTTAGAAG GCGATGGAGCGACGACTGCCTTGACTCCTCGCACATACCAAACGAGGTATACTTCGGAGACGTGCCAGTATCAATGGAAGTACTCTTCAACTATTACGACGCGAACGCAGAGAGAGAGAAGCTGGCGACGCAAGCGGCGCACATTGCCGCGCAGAAGGCGGCCGCGGCCAAACTCGCGGCGGCCAAGATGCAAGCCAGGGGGATTATATCTAGTGAG GTGACAACGGTAGACTCTTCATCGGACGAAGACTCTTCGGGCGAATCCGGGAGCGACTCGGAAGATAGCGATGACGTAAGG GACGCCCCCTTAAAACGCGGTCCGGGGCGGCCGAAGGGCTCCAAGAACAGCAGCCCGCGCGCCCCCAGCGCCCCGGGCACCCCCGGCCAGCGCCGCGGGCGCCCCCCGGTGCCCCCCGAGCTGAGGCAGCCGGGCATCACTGATATGAAGAAGTTCTGCAAGGCTGCGGGCATACGGTTCGATTATAAGAAGCTGGTAGAAG GCTGTACAAAGAACAAAGAGCGAGTGCAGAAGATGCTCGACCTGCTGGTGGAGGCGGGGCTTGAGGGGAAACCCACGCTAGAGAAGTGCAAGGCGATCAAGCAGGCGAAGATAGACAAGAAGGAGCAGGAGAAGCAGTCCAAGCGCGAGGCCAAGGCTAAACATAAAGAGGAGGAAG GTGCGGAAGGCGAGGCGGCGCCGACGGCGCGGCGCATGACGCGCGGCGCGACGGGCGTGGCGCCGCGCAAGCACATCGTGATCTCCTCCGACGAGGAGGACGACACGCCCTCCGCCCGTCGCACGCTCTCCAAGCTCAGGTCCAGCGTCAACGACGACTCCGACGAGGACTAG